From a region of the Daphnia pulicaria isolate SC F1-1A chromosome 1, SC_F0-13Bv2, whole genome shotgun sequence genome:
- the LOC124348790 gene encoding adhesive plaque matrix protein-like, with protein sequence MNVYSLAGLVLVGLLLLASTSADEIKPYGPYDKLEGYFQYANVPAEDEYEFGFNRGNADHHISRHEQYKSGNFRTKVKWADTYEGHGEHAWDYNHGQNYKGDYKPDYKPDYEPDYKPDYKPDYKPDYKPDYKPDYKPDYKPDYKPEYQSDYKPQYQPEYKPEYKPEYKPEYKPEYKPEYKPEYKPEYKPDYKPEYKPEYKPEYKPEPDYKPDYKPDYKPDYKPEYEPEYKPEYKPSYETSYAQTAYKAPTSYDVPVYKPAVYKSSAYDRLYRSSSRP encoded by the exons atgaACGTCTACTCCTTG GCTGGATTGGTCCTCGTGGGACTTTTATTGCTGGCCAGTACGTCGGCGGATGAAATTAAACCTTATGGTCCTTACGACAAGTTGGAAGGGTATTTTCAATACGCCAATGTCCCAGCGGAGGATGAGTACGAATTCGGTTTCAATCGCGGCAATGCCGACCACCACATTTCTCGACATGAGCAGTACAAAAGCGGCAACTTCCGCACCAAG GTCAAATGGGCTGATACTTATGAAGGACATGGTGAACATGCCTGGGATTACAACCATGGCCAAAATTACAAAG GTGATTACAAGCCCGATTATAAGCCCGATTATGAGCCAGACTACAAACCTGACTACAAACCTGACTACAAACCAGACTACAAACCAGACTACAAACCAGATTACAAGCCCGATTACAAGCCAGACTACAAGCCGGAATATCAATCTGACTACAAACCGCAGTATCAACCAgagtacaagccggagtacaagccggagtacaagccggagtacaagccggagtacaagccggagtacaagccggagtacaaACCGGAGTACAAGCCTGActacaagccggagtacaagccGGAATACAAGCCGGAATACAAACCGGAACCCGACTACAAGCCTGACTACAAACCTGACTACAAGCCTGACTACAAGCCGGAATATGAGCCAgagtacaagccggagtacaagccCAGCTACGAAACATCTTACGCGCAGACTGCTTACAAGGCTCCGACGAGCTACGACGTCCCCGTTTACAAGCCTGCCGTCTACAAGTCGTCGGCGTACGACCGTCTCTACAGAAGCTCTTCCAGACCTTAA
- the LOC124349470 gene encoding endocuticle structural glycoprotein ABD-4-like: protein MKLFIIAALLAVAVAAPSGYESTHRDSSYMTSPSYGSSGYNKDSRYGGITITSQHDVRNLDGSSKWGYSGSDYTTREESQVQKKMQGVAYDSYGKATYDDVYGNTNAGSSYWVSPEGEKFTLTWTADENGFRPKGDHLPVAPVHVYELPVAPVHEYELPVAPALPYRRTGASSYNTYNI from the exons ATGAAGCTG tttATCATCGCTGCTCTCCTGGCCGTTGCTGTCGCCGCTCCTTCCGGCTATGAATCAACCCACAGAGATTCCAGTTACATGACATCTCCCAGCTACGGTTCTTCCGGCTACAACAAGGACAGCAGATATGGCGGAATCACCATCACCAGCCAACACGACGTCCGCAATCTCGACGGAAGCAGCAAATGGGG CTACTCTGGATCCGACTACACGACCCGTGAGGAATCGCAGGTGCAGAAGAAGATGCAAGGCGTCGCCTACGATTCTTATGGCAAAGCCACTTACGACGACGTTTATGGCAACACCAACGCTGGATCCTCTTACTGGGTCTCCCCCGAAGGCGAGAAATTCACTCTGACCTGGACCGCCGATGAAAACGGATTCCGGCCAAAGGGCGACCACttgcccgtcgctcccgtccaCGTCTACGAGCTCCCAGTTGCTCCCGTTCACGAATACGAACTCCCAGTTGCCCCTGCTCTCCCTTACCGCCGCACCGGTGCAAGCAGCTACAACACCTACaatatttaa
- the LOC124349711 gene encoding endocuticle structural glycoprotein SgAbd-3-like, translating into MKFIVAVAFLAVALAAPQGDKKPIEIVSSNSQVNADGSYSFDFESADGTKVSESGSQKQVGPKPEDIGTVSKGSYSFTTPDGVVLTVNWVADENGFQATGDHLPTPPPMPEHVVKMLADLKAAGVL; encoded by the exons atgaaattc ATCGTCGCTGTCGCTTTCTTGGCCGTGGCCCTCGCCGCACCTCAAGGAGATAAGAAGCCCATCGAAATTGTGTCATCGAACAGCCAAGTGAACGCCGACGGCAGCTACTCATTCGA tttCGAGTCTGCCGATGGGACCAAAGTGTCTGAGAGTGGCAGCCAGAAACAAGTTGGTCCCAAACCGGAGGATATCGGGACCGTGTCCAAGGGCTCCTACTCGTTCACGACTCCCGACGGCGTCGTCCTCACCGTCAATTGGGTGGCCGATGAAAACGGATTCCAGGCCACCGGCGACCACCTCCCCACTCCTCCACCCATGCCTGAGCACGTTGTCAAGATGCTCGCAGATCTGAAGGCGGCCGGagttctgtaa